The stretch of DNA CGCCCTGCCCTGGCAGCTTTTCCGATGACATTTCAAAACTCCGAACTCTGAATTCAGCGACTGACACAATGATGTGAGATCAAAACCGACTGTGGATTTTAGTGCGACGAGACGTCGAAAGCACCCTGAGATCCACGAATCTCCCGAAGATTGAACAATCAGAAACATGATTTTTGTCCATCACTTATCGCCTGTTCAAACTGTCTCATGAAGCCTGAACTCGATGATCAACCCGTAAGTTGAATTACTCGGCCAACAGCCCCAGCGACCGCCGATAGCTCTTCCGAATCTGTTCAACTCCCACAGTTTCCACACCCGCGGCAAAACCATCGACAAGCTGTTGAGCAGCTGCTTCCCCTTGTGCGGGCTTGTCGAGCCACTGCCCCAGAGCTTTCTGTGTGGCTTCGATAAAGATCTCCTGCCCCAAAACCGGCAGGTAGGTGGTGACATCATTCGCCCGTAAGGCCTGAGCGATCGCATCGAAGGCTTCTCCGGCACTGGCCGCGTTCAACCCGGAGATGGGCAATTGGCTCAAATTGGTCAATTGCGATTCCCGAGTCAGAGAGAGTGCCGCCCCAGGGAAAGCTTCGTCGGCGCGAAGGTCAATCAGAAGTTCCAGCAGGCTTGAGAGAGCCCCGAGTGTTTGAGTTTGCGAATGGCGAAACGTCAGGCTCCAACCATCGAAACCGACGAGTGCCGGACGATAACCCGCTGCATGCTTGAGCCATGTCTTCCGCAGCGGATCGTAGGCTTCTGCTGTGGCAGGGATGGGAGCGACGCCAATTTCGCCACTGCTGTTCAATTCCAGTGACGGGGATTCGTCGGCGATCGTGGCTGAAATTCCCGCATGAGCGACCGGCTCATAGCCAATCGCCATGGCGGCCTCACCTTTTAAGACTTTCGCTCGGGCTTCGACAGCGGTGAGCTGTGCCGATGCGGGATCGAGGAACTCACAGCGTCTGGCCAGCCAGGAAAAGATGGCATTGGCGACAGGTTGAGAAACTCTCGACGCACCACTTCCGATTTCGAACCAGACGGAATAATCGCCCATGCCGCGCAATAGTGGCACGAGTTGAGTGTGGAACCAGGTCGATCGCGTGGCCTCACCCCAGGGCTC from Planctopirus ephydatiae encodes:
- a CDS encoding ABC transporter substrate-binding protein, which encodes MNSRAQDDNTGSLSLNASMGNSCDEYRHVSLPAQQNHVVTRRTFLQSASLAVSASCLSLSGCPWGKSEPVGKPLSGVSLEIASPSAWKLADFWEVLIGEWEAQTGAVVNFTDSSMEAASHPQLAFVANDQLTAFDEKNLLSPFEPVDSTGEPQKLDILNGLKQRLATRNQRLIALPISQPVYLLYYRRDLLEKAGLKAPQTWSDYDNLLMSQKAWANGLPIVEPWGEATRSTWFHTQLVPLLRGMGDYSVWFEIGSGASRVSQPVANAIFSWLARRCEFLDPASAQLTAVEARAKVLKGEAAMAIGYEPVAHAGISATIADESPSLELNSSGEIGVAPIPATAEAYDPLRKTWLKHAAGYRPALVGFDGWSLTFRHSQTQTLGALSSLLELLIDLRADEAFPGAALSLTRESQLTNLSQLPISGLNAASAGEAFDAIAQALRANDVTTYLPVLGQEIFIEATQKALGQWLDKPAQGEAAAQQLVDGFAAGVETVGVEQIRKSYRRSLGLLAE